In Mucilaginibacter celer, one DNA window encodes the following:
- a CDS encoding phytoene desaturase family protein yields the protein MDDKFDVLIVGSGMGGLVCADMLGREGYRVCVVEKNKQLGGSLQTYVRDRVIFDSGVHYLGGLDKGQNLYQIFKYIDIINGLKLEKQNPDAFDKIMIDNDPVEYPQAQGYDNFIKQLLVYFPDEERALRAYCDKLKEVCDKFPLYNLRSSDDFYEKADVLEVDTEAFLASITNNRKLQQVLAGNNSLYAGQADKTPLYVHALILNSYIESSWKCVDGGSQIAKLMARNIRDKGGVIIRNKAVKKLVEQEGKITYVELQGGEKLYADHFISNIHPVKTLEMTDSAVIKNVYRNRLKSLENSVSSFTINIVFKKDTFKYFSHNVYSFKDGQVWHMADYTQQNWPLGYAVFMTPSSKNKEYADGMTILAYMRYEEVKPWEDTFNTVSDEAFRGETYEQFKKRKAEVLLDDVELKFPGLREQIHSYYTATPLSYRDYIGNDDGSLYGIAKDYKHPLKTFISPRTKLPNLYFTGQNLNLHGILGAAMSGIVTCCALLGNDNLIEKIRNA from the coding sequence ATGGACGATAAGTTTGATGTATTGATTGTTGGCAGCGGCATGGGCGGCCTCGTTTGTGCCGATATGCTTGGCCGCGAGGGTTACCGGGTTTGCGTTGTTGAAAAAAACAAACAGCTTGGCGGCTCGCTGCAAACTTATGTGCGGGATAGGGTGATCTTTGATTCGGGCGTGCATTACCTTGGCGGCCTGGATAAAGGGCAGAACCTGTACCAGATTTTTAAATACATCGATATTATCAATGGCCTGAAACTGGAAAAACAAAACCCGGATGCCTTTGATAAGATCATGATCGATAATGACCCGGTGGAGTATCCGCAGGCGCAGGGTTATGATAATTTCATTAAACAGTTATTGGTTTATTTCCCGGATGAAGAGCGTGCTTTGCGTGCTTATTGCGATAAGTTGAAAGAGGTTTGCGATAAGTTCCCGCTGTATAACCTCCGCTCGTCGGATGATTTTTATGAAAAGGCAGATGTGCTGGAGGTGGATACCGAAGCTTTTTTGGCATCCATCACCAATAATAGAAAACTGCAGCAAGTGTTAGCGGGTAATAACTCGCTGTACGCCGGGCAGGCCGATAAAACGCCGCTGTATGTACACGCGCTTATCCTCAACAGTTATATTGAAAGCTCCTGGAAATGTGTTGACGGTGGTTCGCAGATAGCCAAACTCATGGCCCGCAATATCCGCGACAAGGGAGGCGTTATTATCCGGAACAAAGCCGTAAAAAAACTGGTGGAGCAGGAAGGTAAAATAACATACGTCGAACTGCAAGGCGGCGAAAAGCTGTACGCCGATCATTTTATATCCAACATCCACCCGGTAAAAACACTGGAAATGACGGATTCGGCGGTGATCAAAAATGTCTACCGCAACCGGTTGAAAAGCCTGGAAAATTCGGTATCCTCCTTCACCATCAACATTGTATTTAAAAAAGACACGTTTAAATATTTCAGCCATAACGTTTACAGCTTTAAAGACGGGCAGGTATGGCACATGGCCGATTATACACAGCAAAACTGGCCCCTGGGCTATGCCGTGTTCATGACGCCATCATCAAAAAACAAGGAATATGCCGATGGTATGACCATTTTGGCCTATATGCGCTACGAGGAGGTGAAGCCATGGGAGGATACTTTCAACACTGTATCTGACGAAGCTTTTCGCGGCGAAACCTATGAGCAATTCAAAAAACGCAAAGCCGAAGTTTTATTGGATGATGTGGAACTAAAATTTCCGGGCTTACGGGAGCAAATCCACTCATACTATACAGCCACGCCGTTATCCTACCGCGATTATATTGGTAATGACGATGGCTCGCTTTATGGTATTGCCAAAGATTATAAGCACCCTTTAAAAACCTTCATCTCACCGCGTACCAAGCTGCCTAACTTGTACTTCACGGGGCAAAACCTTAATTTACATGGCATTTTAGGTGCCGCCATGAGTGGTATAGTAACCTGCTGCGCTTTGCTGGGCAATGATAACCTGATAGAAAAAATAAGAAATGCGTAA
- the fabG gene encoding 3-oxoacyl-ACP reductase FabG produces the protein MKCALVTGGSRGIGRAICYKMAAMGYYVLVNYKGNVEEANNTLAQIKENGGDGELLQFDVADKNDIQQKLGSWIETNTEKYIEVLINNAGIKDDGLMMWMKDEQWDGVLNTSLNGFFYVTRLVLNGMLVKKYGRIVNVVSLSGLKGLPGQVNYSAAKAGVIGATKALAQEVGRRGVTVNAVAPGFIATDMTAGLDEKELKAMVPLKRFGTPEEVAHAVGFLASAEAAYITAEVLSINGGLYS, from the coding sequence ATGAAATGTGCATTAGTAACCGGAGGTTCGAGAGGGATTGGCAGGGCCATTTGCTATAAAATGGCAGCCATGGGTTATTACGTGCTGGTAAACTATAAAGGCAACGTTGAGGAGGCCAACAATACCCTCGCCCAAATCAAGGAAAATGGAGGCGATGGTGAGTTGCTGCAATTTGATGTGGCCGACAAAAACGACATCCAGCAAAAATTAGGTAGCTGGATTGAAACCAATACCGAAAAGTACATTGAAGTTTTAATAAACAACGCCGGCATTAAGGATGATGGCCTGATGATGTGGATGAAGGACGAGCAATGGGATGGTGTGCTAAACACCAGCCTCAACGGATTTTTCTACGTTACCCGCCTGGTGCTTAACGGCATGTTGGTAAAAAAATACGGCCGCATTGTAAACGTGGTTTCGCTGTCGGGATTGAAAGGTTTACCGGGACAAGTGAATTACTCGGCCGCCAAAGCTGGCGTGATTGGTGCTACCAAAGCCCTGGCGCAGGAAGTTGGCCGCCGGGGAGTAACTGTGAATGCCGTGGCGCCGGGCTTTATCGCTACCGATATGACGGCGGGATTGGATGAAAAGGAGTTGAAAGCGATGGTGCCGCTGAAAAGATTTGGTACGCCCGAAGAGGTTGCACATGCGGTTGGATTTTTAGCATCAGCGGAGGCGGCTTATATCACTGCAGAGGTGCTTTCGATAAATGGCGGGTTGTATTCATAA
- a CDS encoding DUF2062 domain-containing protein: MTDNLQLIQAKFKQLQVCVIIPTYNNEGTLASVITDVLAYTNQVIVVNDGSSDSTPAIIQSFPQVQSVSYTQNVGKGWALRKAFEFATEQGYQYAITIDSDGQHFAADLPAFIEKLEQEPGALIIGSRNMEQSSVPGKSSFGHKFSNFWFWVETGIKCPDTQSGYRLYPIHLLKNSKFITRKYEFEIEVIVRAAWKGIKIDWVPVKVYYAPKETRISHFRPFQDFSRISVLNTFLVIITFAWIKPRDFFRTLFDKKKAKLMLKNLFFNPAHSPQLKAKSVAFGVFMGIVPIWGFQLLVAISLAIILRLNKAIVITAAHISFPPMIPVIIFLSYKTGSLWMGGKDVEIPLDKISLKSIGEHLEQYLYGSISLAIIAGITAGLLTFALLKLFKRRPVAAL, translated from the coding sequence ATGACGGATAACTTACAACTTATACAGGCAAAGTTTAAACAATTACAAGTATGCGTTATTATACCCACCTATAATAACGAGGGCACACTGGCCTCCGTCATTACCGATGTATTGGCTTATACCAACCAGGTTATTGTGGTAAACGATGGTTCTTCGGATAGTACACCGGCCATCATCCAGTCATTTCCGCAGGTACAATCCGTTAGTTATACCCAAAATGTGGGCAAAGGTTGGGCTTTACGCAAAGCATTTGAATTTGCTACCGAACAAGGCTATCAATACGCCATCACCATCGATTCGGACGGGCAACATTTTGCTGCCGATTTGCCTGCTTTTATCGAAAAACTGGAGCAGGAACCGGGCGCGCTTATCATCGGTTCGCGCAATATGGAGCAGTCATCCGTGCCGGGGAAAAGCAGTTTTGGGCATAAGTTTTCTAATTTTTGGTTTTGGGTAGAAACGGGGATCAAATGCCCGGATACACAATCGGGCTACCGTTTGTATCCTATACACCTGTTAAAAAACAGCAAATTCATTACCCGTAAATACGAGTTTGAGATAGAAGTAATAGTACGCGCTGCCTGGAAAGGTATTAAGATAGATTGGGTGCCCGTAAAAGTTTACTATGCGCCGAAAGAGACCCGGATCTCGCATTTTCGCCCCTTCCAGGATTTTTCGCGCATCAGCGTGCTGAATACTTTTTTAGTGATCATCACTTTTGCATGGATCAAGCCGCGTGATTTTTTCAGAACGCTTTTTGATAAAAAAAAAGCGAAGCTGATGCTGAAAAATCTATTCTTTAACCCGGCACACTCGCCGCAGCTTAAAGCAAAATCGGTAGCGTTTGGGGTTTTTATGGGGATAGTACCCATCTGGGGTTTTCAGTTGTTGGTGGCTATTTCGCTGGCTATTATTCTGAGGTTGAACAAAGCCATTGTAATTACGGCTGCGCACATCAGTTTCCCGCCCATGATCCCGGTGATTATTTTTTTGAGTTACAAAACCGGCAGCCTTTGGATGGGGGGCAAGGATGTGGAGATACCGCTTGACAAAATCTCGCTCAAATCGATAGGCGAACACCTGGAACAATACCTTTATGGCAGTATTTCGCTGGCCATTATTGCCGGTATTACGGCAGGATTACTCACCTTTGCTTTGTTAAAGCTGTTTAAGCGGAGGCCCGTAGCCGCGTTGTAG
- a CDS encoding phosphopantetheine-binding protein, with amino-acid sequence MQIEEIIERINSFLAEEFEVDAEKMVPTANLKETLDLDSLDYIDLVVVIESNFAFKVKPEDFTGIVTFQDFYDYVLSRVQPKELV; translated from the coding sequence ATGCAAATTGAAGAGATTATTGAAAGAATTAACAGCTTCCTGGCCGAGGAATTTGAGGTGGATGCAGAAAAAATGGTACCCACAGCAAATCTGAAAGAAACCCTTGATCTGGATAGCCTTGATTATATCGACCTCGTAGTAGTAATTGAAAGCAATTTCGCGTTCAAGGTAAAGCCCGAAGATTTTACAGGCATCGTTACCTTCCAGGATTTTTACGATTACGTATTATCGCGCGTACAACCTAAGGAGCTTGTATAA
- a CDS encoding trifunctional MMPL family transporter/lysophospholipid acyltransferase/class I SAM-dependent methyltransferase: MEKILIGIYNYFNARKPLFYVVFAASFLFVGFFASRIKFEEDISKVLPKDKKIEKLNYIFQNSKFVEKLVVMVSLKDTTRQEPDSLIAYADNFTATVQQKLPGYIGKINAKVDDGLVMQLFSTINKNLPIYLSERDYKDIDTLIHPDKVKETLARDLRTLTSPAGLALKSMISADPVGISYLGLKKLQQLQYDENFELYDSYVMTKNHKNLLLFITPKYSPNNTGENAVMLKGIDSIIDSLQAKHFKTINCSYFGTTAVSVGNALQLRRDSMFTQGITVVFLIVFLGFYFRKKRAPVVILVPVLFGALFSLAVVYFVKGSISVIALGTGSVVLGIAVNYSLHVFNHYRHTRSIEQVIRDLAMPLTVGSFTTIGGFFCLEFVESEMLKDLGLFAAFSLIGASFCSLIFLPHFIASQKEQDEHIAKLSWIDKLSAYNPEYNKFIITGIVILTVVFSYTARNVSFETDMTRMNFMTDKLKASEAKLNAINKYALQSVYLLVEGKTLDGALRTNEKLSAQIEQLKEKNIVKKYSGVSSLIISDSLQQARITRWNNYWTPAKKQQLIAVLLKEGAALGFKPSAFDHFKQLINKDFRPVGQDEMAGIRTSLLDDYITERPGRAGVITLVKISPEDKTKLYNLFDDMPNVTVVDKQYLTNRFVGIINNDFASIAIMSSLLVFTVLLLTYGRIELTLVSFIPMFISWIWILGLMGLLGIQFNIVNIIISALIFGLGDDYSLFIMDGLLQEYKTGKKNLSSYKSSIFLSAITTVAGLGVLIFAKHPALRSIALISIIGIVCVVVMAQILIPFLFNLLIRNRVRKKQFPWTLSGFVISVFAFTYFVSGCLLSSFIGLFLIKLNPFKGRRSKYVYHVILSKFCWSMMYIMPNIRKRVVDKDPFEKPAVVISNHQSFLDILTLVMQHPKLILFTNHWVWNSPVFGAVVRMAGYFPVAEGVEQNVHELAEKVKQGYSMVIFPEGSRSPDGKMKRFHKGAFFLAEQLGMDILPIMLHGTGYNMTKGDFLLKNGTITIKYLPRIKADDTSFGIGYAERTKNINRYFKQEYQKLSDQIEQPAYFNEQLFYNYLYKGPVLEWYMRIKVRLEKNYQVFHNLLPKQGKMLDLGCGYGFMPYMLHFAAPEREFTGVDYDEEKIEVASNCFSKTDDINFVYADALQFEMQQYDAIIMADMLHYLQPDRQTHLIEKCITALNPGGKLIIRDGDADLQQRQKGTALTEVFSTRILGFNKTVDKGLSFISGRALKEIAAVHGLQCNQIDNSRYTSNIIFVMTKEGKPQ; encoded by the coding sequence ATGGAAAAAATCCTAATAGGTATTTATAACTATTTCAATGCCCGCAAGCCGCTGTTTTATGTTGTGTTTGCGGCAAGCTTTCTGTTTGTTGGTTTTTTCGCTTCGCGGATAAAATTTGAGGAGGATATTTCTAAAGTACTGCCGAAGGATAAAAAGATTGAGAAACTCAACTACATTTTCCAAAATTCCAAGTTTGTTGAAAAGCTGGTGGTGATGGTTTCGTTAAAAGATACCACCAGGCAGGAACCTGATAGCCTGATAGCCTATGCCGATAATTTTACCGCAACCGTTCAGCAGAAGCTACCAGGATACATCGGCAAAATAAACGCTAAGGTTGATGATGGGTTGGTAATGCAGCTTTTCAGTACTATTAATAAAAATCTGCCTATTTATCTTAGCGAACGAGACTACAAGGATATTGACACGCTCATCCATCCGGATAAAGTAAAAGAAACCCTCGCCCGCGATCTGCGTACGCTTACCTCACCGGCCGGCCTCGCCCTTAAAAGCATGATCAGCGCCGACCCGGTTGGCATCTCCTACCTCGGCCTCAAAAAACTACAGCAGCTGCAATACGACGAAAACTTTGAACTGTACGACAGCTATGTGATGACCAAAAATCACAAAAACCTGCTGCTCTTCATTACACCAAAATACTCACCCAATAACACCGGCGAGAATGCTGTTATGCTGAAAGGTATCGACAGTATCATAGATAGCCTGCAAGCTAAACATTTCAAAACCATCAATTGCAGCTATTTCGGTACCACGGCGGTATCGGTAGGTAACGCCCTGCAGTTACGCCGCGATTCGATGTTTACGCAGGGTATTACGGTGGTATTCCTGATCGTTTTTCTTGGATTTTATTTCAGGAAGAAGCGCGCACCTGTAGTGATTTTGGTGCCGGTGCTATTTGGGGCACTGTTTTCATTGGCGGTGGTTTATTTTGTAAAGGGCAGCATTTCGGTTATCGCTTTGGGTACAGGTTCTGTGGTGCTGGGCATCGCGGTAAATTATTCATTGCATGTTTTTAATCACTACCGCCACACCCGCAGTATTGAACAGGTGATCCGTGACTTGGCTATGCCGCTCACCGTGGGCAGCTTTACTACCATCGGCGGTTTTTTCTGTTTGGAGTTTGTTGAATCGGAAATGCTGAAGGATCTGGGCCTGTTTGCCGCTTTCAGCTTGATCGGCGCCTCTTTTTGCTCGCTCATTTTCCTGCCGCATTTCATCGCATCACAAAAAGAACAGGATGAGCATATCGCCAAATTATCATGGATTGATAAGCTCTCGGCCTACAACCCCGAGTACAATAAATTCATTATTACCGGCATTGTTATACTAACAGTAGTATTCAGCTACACCGCCCGCAACGTGAGCTTTGAAACGGACATGACCCGCATGAATTTCATGACCGATAAACTCAAAGCCTCCGAAGCCAAACTGAATGCCATCAATAAATACGCCCTGCAATCGGTTTATTTATTGGTCGAAGGCAAAACGCTTGATGGGGCTCTCCGCACCAACGAAAAGCTCTCGGCGCAAATAGAGCAGCTGAAAGAAAAGAACATCGTTAAAAAATACTCGGGCGTATCATCTCTCATTATTTCCGATTCATTACAGCAGGCCCGTATTACCCGATGGAATAACTACTGGACACCCGCAAAAAAACAACAGCTGATAGCTGTGCTGCTTAAAGAAGGTGCAGCTTTAGGTTTTAAGCCTTCGGCCTTTGATCATTTTAAACAGCTCATCAATAAAGATTTTCGACCTGTTGGGCAGGATGAAATGGCCGGTATCCGCACAAGCTTATTGGACGATTATATCACCGAGCGACCGGGCCGGGCAGGTGTGATCACCCTGGTTAAAATATCCCCGGAAGATAAAACCAAACTGTACAACTTGTTTGATGATATGCCGAATGTTACGGTTGTTGATAAACAATACCTTACCAATCGTTTTGTAGGCATTATCAATAATGATTTTGCCAGCATCGCCATCATGTCGTCGTTACTGGTATTTACGGTGTTGCTGCTTACTTACGGGCGCATTGAGCTTACGCTGGTATCCTTTATCCCGATGTTTATTTCCTGGATTTGGATTTTAGGTTTGATGGGGCTATTGGGTATCCAATTCAACATCGTGAACATCATTATCTCGGCCCTGATATTTGGTTTGGGCGATGACTACAGCTTGTTTATTATGGACGGGTTGCTGCAGGAATATAAAACCGGGAAGAAAAACCTGTCATCCTACAAATCATCTATTTTCCTTTCGGCCATTACTACGGTGGCCGGGTTGGGGGTGCTGATCTTTGCCAAACATCCGGCCTTGCGCTCTATCGCTTTGATCTCCATCATCGGGATTGTTTGCGTGGTGGTAATGGCGCAGATTTTAATCCCGTTTTTGTTCAATTTGCTCATCCGGAACAGGGTGCGGAAAAAGCAATTCCCCTGGACGTTGAGCGGCTTTGTGATCTCGGTTTTCGCATTCACTTATTTTGTGAGCGGTTGTTTGTTGTCAAGCTTCATCGGTTTATTCCTGATCAAGCTTAATCCTTTTAAGGGCAGGCGGAGCAAGTATGTATATCATGTCATCCTGTCAAAATTCTGCTGGTCGATGATGTACATTATGCCCAATATACGTAAGCGTGTTGTGGATAAGGATCCGTTTGAAAAACCTGCCGTGGTGATCAGTAACCATCAATCGTTTTTGGATATTCTGACGCTCGTTATGCAGCATCCTAAGCTTATCCTGTTCACCAATCATTGGGTTTGGAATTCGCCGGTGTTTGGAGCGGTTGTGAGGATGGCCGGGTATTTTCCGGTGGCCGAAGGGGTAGAACAGAACGTTCATGAGCTTGCCGAAAAGGTGAAACAAGGTTACTCGATGGTCATCTTCCCCGAAGGCAGCCGCTCGCCCGATGGCAAAATGAAGCGTTTCCATAAAGGCGCATTTTTTTTGGCAGAACAATTAGGGATGGATATCCTGCCCATTATGCTGCACGGCACAGGCTACAACATGACCAAAGGCGATTTTCTGCTAAAGAACGGCACTATCACCATCAAATACCTGCCGCGCATAAAAGCCGACGATACCTCATTTGGTATAGGTTATGCCGAACGTACTAAAAATATCAACCGTTATTTTAAACAGGAATACCAAAAGCTAAGCGACCAGATTGAGCAACCGGCCTACTTTAACGAGCAGCTATTTTATAATTACCTGTACAAAGGCCCGGTGCTGGAATGGTATATGCGTATCAAGGTCCGGTTGGAAAAAAACTACCAGGTATTTCACAATCTGCTGCCCAAACAAGGCAAAATGCTCGATTTGGGTTGCGGCTATGGTTTTATGCCTTACATGCTGCATTTTGCCGCACCGGAACGGGAGTTTACCGGGGTTGATTACGATGAGGAAAAAATAGAAGTTGCCAGCAACTGTTTCAGCAAAACGGATGATATCAATTTTGTGTATGCCGATGCCCTGCAGTTTGAAATGCAGCAATATGATGCCATCATTATGGCCGATATGCTGCACTACCTGCAACCTGATCGGCAAACGCACTTGATAGAAAAATGTATCACCGCATTAAATCCGGGCGGTAAATTGATTATCAGAGATGGTGATGCCGATCTGCAGCAAAGGCAAAAAGGCACAGCTCTTACCGAGGTTTTCTCTACCCGGATATTGGGCTTCAATAAAACCGTTGATAAAGGCCTTTCCTTTATTTCAGGGAGAGCTTTAAAAGAAATTGCCGCGGTACATGGCCTGCAGTGCAATCAAATTGACAATAGCCGATACACCTCAAATATTATTTTTGTGATGACAAAAGAAGGGAAGCCCCAATAA
- a CDS encoding beta-ketoacyl-[acyl-carrier-protein] synthase family protein codes for MNRVVITGMGIYSCIGKNLEEVKESLYAGRSGIVYDPIRKDFGYRSGLTGAVEKPNLKGTLDRRARIMLPEQGEYAYIATAEALQQAGIDADYIAKTDVGILYGNDSTAKAVIETTDIIREKKDTMLIGSGAVFQTMNSTVTMNLATIFKLRGVNFTISAACASGSHSIGMGYHLIKAGMQDCIICGGAQELSHYSMGSFDALSAFSVHEADPAKASRPFDRDRDGLVPSGGAATVILESLDSALKRGATILGEVVGYGFSSNGAHISNPTVEGPVRSLNMALKDANMPASEIDYINAHATSTPAGDASEAKAIDEVFGEYKPLVSSTKSMTGHECWMAGASEIVYSMLMMQNSFVAPNINFENPDEDSAKLNIATETVEKNIDVFLSNSFGFGGTNSSLIIKKYI; via the coding sequence ATGAATAGGGTTGTGATAACAGGGATGGGTATCTATTCGTGTATTGGGAAAAATCTTGAAGAGGTTAAAGAGTCCCTTTACGCGGGTCGGTCTGGTATTGTTTATGATCCCATCCGTAAAGATTTCGGTTACCGCTCGGGCCTCACCGGCGCGGTAGAAAAACCCAACCTTAAAGGTACGCTTGACCGCCGGGCCCGCATTATGCTGCCCGAACAGGGCGAATACGCCTACATAGCCACCGCCGAAGCTTTGCAGCAGGCCGGAATAGATGCTGATTACATCGCCAAAACCGATGTAGGCATTTTATACGGTAATGACAGCACAGCCAAGGCCGTGATTGAAACCACCGATATCATTCGCGAAAAAAAAGACACCATGCTCATCGGTTCGGGAGCGGTTTTTCAAACCATGAACTCTACCGTTACCATGAACCTGGCTACTATATTTAAACTGCGTGGGGTTAATTTTACCATTAGCGCGGCATGTGCCAGCGGTTCGCATTCTATCGGGATGGGCTACCACCTCATCAAAGCCGGGATGCAGGATTGCATTATCTGCGGAGGAGCGCAGGAGTTGAGCCATTATTCGATGGGGAGCTTTGATGCCCTTTCGGCGTTTTCAGTACATGAGGCCGATCCGGCCAAAGCTTCACGGCCTTTTGATCGTGACCGCGACGGATTAGTACCCAGTGGCGGCGCGGCTACCGTGATATTGGAAAGCCTGGATTCGGCACTAAAAAGAGGTGCTACCATTTTAGGCGAGGTTGTAGGTTATGGCTTTTCATCAAACGGCGCCCATATCTCAAACCCAACGGTTGAAGGCCCGGTACGTTCATTAAATATGGCATTGAAAGATGCCAATATGCCGGCATCCGAAATTGATTATATCAATGCCCACGCTACATCAACCCCTGCCGGTGATGCCAGCGAGGCTAAAGCGATTGATGAAGTTTTTGGCGAGTACAAACCGCTGGTAAGCTCAACCAAATCCATGACAGGCCACGAGTGCTGGATGGCCGGAGCAAGCGAAATTGTGTATTCGATGCTGATGATGCAAAATTCGTTCGTGGCACCTAACATTAATTTCGAAAACCCCGATGAGGATTCGGCTAAGCTTAATATAGCTACCGAAACCGTCGAAAAAAATATAGATGTATTCCTGTCAAACTCGTTTGGGTTTGGCGGCACCAACTCGTCCCTGATTATTAAAAAATATATTTAA
- a CDS encoding HAL/PAL/TAL family ammonia-lyase, whose translation MLQVGGKALTLDDFYQVIFNNSTIVPDERALKNVEASFNFLDGFSANKLIYGINTGFGPMAQYKVSDENRLQLQYNLIRSHASGGGNLMQPQLVKALMLARLNSFMQAHSGVHPELVSLLTELINKNVTPCIFEHGGVGASGDLVQLAHLGLVLIGEGEVIYNGEVQPAAVVFEKLNIKPLQIHIREGLAIINGTSAMTGIGLLNIVRAKKLLGWSIRLSAMINEVVGAFDDHYSQELNRVKHHTGQNAVAAQLREILKDSQMTRSRSEHLYNPENIDQEVFEDKVQEYYSLRCVTQILGPVYDTIAHAEHVVVDELNSANDNPVIDHENHNIFHGGNFHGDYVSLEMDKLKIAVTRLSMLFERQLNYLLNDKLNQKFPPFLNLGVLGFNFGMQGMQFTATSTVAENQTLSYPMYVHSIPNNNDNQDIVSMGCNAALLTKKVIDNSFEVLAIQAMTLLQAVDHLDCADKLSTQTHKIYTDLRAIFPKFVEDQPKYPDLQNVKNWLENAELIS comes from the coding sequence ATGCTACAGGTTGGAGGGAAGGCCCTAACGCTGGATGATTTTTACCAGGTAATTTTTAATAACAGCACTATTGTTCCGGATGAACGGGCGTTGAAAAACGTGGAAGCCAGCTTTAATTTTCTGGATGGCTTTTCGGCCAATAAATTGATTTATGGTATCAATACCGGCTTTGGCCCTATGGCGCAGTATAAGGTGAGCGATGAAAACCGGTTGCAATTACAGTATAACCTTATTCGCAGCCATGCCTCTGGCGGAGGCAATTTAATGCAGCCCCAACTGGTGAAAGCGCTGATGCTCGCCCGGTTAAACAGCTTTATGCAGGCCCACTCGGGCGTGCACCCCGAACTGGTGAGCCTGCTTACCGAACTTATCAACAAAAACGTTACGCCCTGCATATTTGAACATGGCGGCGTAGGTGCCAGCGGCGATTTGGTGCAGCTCGCCCACCTTGGCCTTGTTTTAATTGGCGAGGGCGAGGTAATTTACAATGGCGAGGTACAACCAGCCGCTGTTGTTTTTGAAAAACTGAATATTAAACCGCTACAGATCCATATTCGCGAAGGCCTGGCCATTATCAACGGCACTTCGGCCATGACGGGTATCGGGCTGTTGAATATCGTTCGCGCTAAAAAACTGCTGGGCTGGTCGATTAGGCTATCGGCCATGATCAATGAGGTTGTGGGCGCTTTTGACGATCATTACTCGCAGGAGTTGAACAGGGTAAAACATCATACCGGCCAAAACGCGGTTGCGGCACAGCTGCGGGAGATTTTGAAAGACAGCCAAATGACGCGCAGCCGTTCGGAGCATTTATATAATCCCGAAAATATCGATCAGGAAGTTTTTGAGGATAAAGTGCAGGAGTACTATTCCCTACGCTGCGTCACGCAGATCCTCGGACCGGTTTATGATACCATTGCCCATGCCGAGCATGTGGTTGTTGATGAGCTGAACTCGGCAAATGACAACCCGGTTATCGACCATGAAAACCATAATATTTTCCACGGTGGCAATTTTCATGGAGATTATGTGTCGTTGGAGATGGATAAGCTTAAGATAGCCGTTACCCGCCTGTCAATGCTATTCGAAAGGCAATTGAATTATTTGCTGAATGATAAGCTAAACCAGAAATTTCCACCGTTTCTGAACTTAGGCGTACTTGGTTTTAATTTCGGCATGCAGGGTATGCAGTTTACTGCTACTTCAACCGTTGCCGAAAACCAAACCCTTTCGTACCCGATGTACGTACACAGCATCCCGAACAACAATGATAACCAGGATATTGTAAGCATGGGCTGTAACGCGGCGTTGTTAACCAAAAAAGTGATCGATAACAGTTTCGAGGTGCTGGCTATCCAGGCCATGACCTTGCTGCAGGCCGTTGATCATCTTGACTGCGCTGATAAACTATCTACTCAAACCCATAAAATTTATACAGATTTAAGGGCGATATTCCCCAAATTTGTAGAGGATCAGCCTAAATATCCTGATCTGCAAAACGTTAAAAACTGGCTGGAAAACGCCGAACTTATTTCCTGA